Proteins encoded together in one Vicia villosa cultivar HV-30 ecotype Madison, WI unplaced genomic scaffold, Vvil1.0 ctg.001024F_1_1, whole genome shotgun sequence window:
- the LOC131632825 gene encoding uncharacterized protein LOC131632825 has translation MEDPNLHLSVFLQYADTIKANGVSSEAIRLRLFPFSLRDRARAWLQSLPANFVTTWNELKKVFLARYFAPSKTAMLRAQINGFRQKDNESLFEAWERCKDMLRLCPHHGLEEWLVIHTSYNGLLYNTRLTIDTAAGGALMDKEYADAYALIESMAQNHYHWGSERAPSERTSGEKSSMKSGMYEISSLDRVNAKVDALTQKIENLTVTPIAAVAAISPNCEICGMSGHAAPECHLLAGVSPEPINYAQGNPYSNTYNPGWKNHPNFSYKNNNALYALGQAPSIPPGYQKAPFAAPNVPRKSNLN, from the coding sequence ATGGAAGACCCTAATCTTCATCTGTCAGTGTTCTTGCAATACGCAGACACTATTAAAGCAAATGGTGTCAGTTCGGAAGCTATCCGActacgcctttttcctttttcactgAGGGATAGAGCTAGAGCTTGGCTCCAGTCTTTACCCGCAAATTTTGTCACTACTTGGAATGAACTTAAGAAAGTCTTCCTGGCACGATATTTTGCACCTAGTAAAACCGCCATGCTAAGAGCCCAGATCAATGGGTTTAGACAAAAAGACAACGAGTCCTTATTCGAAGCGTGGGAGAGATGCAAGGACATGCTGAGACTTTGTCCACATCACGGATTAGAAGAATGGTTAGTTATCCATACCTCCTACAATGGTCTCCTCTACAACACGAGACTTACAATTGACACCGCCGCAGGTGGCGCTCTGATGGACAAAGAATATGCCGATGCCTACGCACTTATCGAAAGTATGGCTCAAAACCATTATCACTGGGGAAGCGAGAGAGCTCCATCAGAGAGAACTTCTGGAGAGAAATCTTCAATGAAAAGTGGTATGTATGAGATAAGTAGCCTCGACCGCGTTAACGCCAAAGTCGATGCCCTAACTCAGAAGATCGAGAACCTGACTGTAACACCTATAGCCGCCGTGGCTGCTATTTCCCCAAATTGCGAAATATGCGGGATGTCTGGACATGCTGCCCCCGAGTGCCATCTTCTGGCAGGAGTTTCCCCCGAACCaataaactatgctcaaggaaacccttactcAAACACATATAACCCAGGATGGAAAAATCACCCTAACTTCTCGTATAAGAACAATAATGCCTTATATGCGCTTGGCCAAGCACCTAGTATACCTCCTGGATATCAAAAGGCACCCTTCGCTGCTCCTAACGTCCCTAGGAAGTCTAACCTAAATTAA